In one Moritella sp. 5 genomic region, the following are encoded:
- a CDS encoding DUF2760 domain-containing protein gives MNFDLTNITELPAGPDAAHIVLFALTLILLLITLVRGGKKTVEIEKIVEKEVPVEIEKIVEVIKHVDVEKIVEIKAPLQEASPAAACQLLSLLQNEARFVDFIQEDLTGATDEQIGAAARIIHTGSKKVINEYFTFTPIRTEEEESQVTVAEGFNPSEIKLIGNVLGSAPYRGILVHQGWKISSVNLPKLAQGHNANIVAAAEVEL, from the coding sequence ATGAACTTCGACCTTACTAACATCACTGAACTACCTGCCGGTCCTGATGCAGCGCATATCGTCCTATTCGCTCTGACTTTAATCCTATTATTAATTACCTTAGTTCGAGGTGGTAAAAAGACTGTTGAAATAGAAAAGATTGTTGAAAAAGAAGTACCAGTTGAAATAGAGAAAATAGTGGAAGTCATTAAACACGTAGATGTTGAAAAAATTGTTGAAATTAAAGCACCGTTACAAGAAGCAAGCCCAGCTGCCGCATGTCAGCTTTTATCACTACTACAAAATGAAGCACGTTTTGTTGATTTCATTCAAGAAGACTTAACGGGTGCAACGGATGAACAAATTGGTGCTGCAGCACGTATCATCCATACTGGTAGTAAAAAAGTAATTAATGAATACTTCACCTTCACGCCGATCCGTACTGAAGAAGAAGAAAGCCAAGTAACTGTCGCTGAAGGTTTTAATCCATCAGAAATCAAACTGATTGGTAACGTACTTGGCAGCGCGCCTTACCGTGGTATTTTAGTTCATCAAGGTTGGAAAATCAGCAGCGTAAATCTACCTAAACTGGCACAAGGCCACAATGCTAACATCGTTGCAGCAGCAGAGGTTGAACTATGA
- a CDS encoding Hsp70 family protein has product MSDITMSEIAAQYSIGIDLGTTHCVLSYIDLTDESDQAAKQLFAIPQLSAPGSVTEKFQLPSFVYQAHAEEISQDQTPLPWDGENTALVGDVARQLGLKTPIRLVSSAKSWLSHATVSPHDAILPFSSPDEVEKISPVTATSQYLNHLAAAWNDAHPDAPISEQDVTITIPASFDPAARNLTAQAAQDLNLKHLNLLEEPQAAVYSWLEACGDEWRDQVNVGDTILVVDIGGGTTDLSLISVEESEGNLTLSRVAVGEHILLGGDNMDLALAYRLKMKLMQEGKQLQPWQIQAITHACRDAKEQLLLDNDIEAMPIVIPSRGSKLIAGTMQTELTRDEVHQTILDGFFPATAVTDMPQQNTRTALTQIGLPYAQDAAITKHIAHFLNKQHDALETDAGDFIKPTAVLFNGGVFKSDAISTKLMGIINDWLITADVEEEATLLTGIDLDLAVANGACYHGYAKHGKGVRIKGGLASSYYVGVESSMPAIPGFEPPLEAVCIAPFGLEEGSNVDVTTHQFGLVVGQPVKFKFFGSTVRRDDVVGTHLDFWQPEDLEQLPDIEVSLETSSRNSGDVVPVSLSVTVTEVGTLKIEAIADDSDEAWEIELTVRQ; this is encoded by the coding sequence ATGAGCGACATCACTATGAGCGAAATTGCCGCACAATACAGTATTGGTATCGATTTAGGTACAACACACTGTGTATTATCATACATCGACCTTACTGACGAAAGTGATCAAGCAGCTAAGCAGTTGTTTGCAATCCCACAACTATCAGCACCAGGTTCTGTAACAGAAAAATTCCAATTGCCTTCATTTGTGTACCAAGCACATGCCGAAGAGATCAGCCAAGATCAAACGCCATTACCATGGGATGGTGAAAATACAGCCCTTGTTGGTGATGTTGCACGCCAACTTGGTTTAAAGACCCCTATCCGCTTGGTATCAAGTGCCAAGAGCTGGTTAAGCCATGCGACCGTTAGCCCACACGATGCGATCTTACCATTCTCAAGTCCTGACGAAGTTGAAAAGATCTCCCCTGTAACAGCGACAAGCCAATACTTAAACCACCTAGCTGCAGCTTGGAATGATGCACACCCAGATGCGCCAATTTCAGAGCAGGATGTAACAATCACCATCCCTGCTTCTTTCGACCCAGCAGCACGTAACTTAACGGCGCAAGCAGCACAAGATTTAAACCTTAAACATTTAAATCTACTTGAAGAACCTCAAGCGGCAGTTTATAGCTGGTTAGAAGCATGCGGTGACGAATGGCGAGACCAAGTCAATGTTGGTGATACCATCTTAGTGGTTGATATTGGTGGTGGTACAACGGATTTATCATTAATTTCTGTTGAAGAGTCTGAAGGTAACTTAACGTTATCACGCGTTGCTGTAGGTGAACATATCCTACTTGGCGGTGATAATATGGATCTTGCCCTTGCATATCGTCTAAAAATGAAGTTAATGCAAGAAGGCAAGCAGTTACAACCTTGGCAAATTCAAGCCATCACACATGCGTGTCGTGATGCTAAGGAACAACTACTATTAGATAATGACATAGAAGCAATGCCAATTGTTATCCCTAGTCGTGGCTCTAAGTTAATTGCTGGCACTATGCAAACTGAATTAACACGTGATGAAGTACACCAAACTATCTTAGATGGTTTCTTCCCTGCAACAGCTGTGACAGATATGCCACAACAGAATACGCGCACAGCATTAACACAGATTGGTCTACCGTATGCACAAGATGCAGCAATCACTAAGCACATTGCTCACTTCTTGAATAAACAGCATGACGCACTAGAAACCGATGCCGGTGACTTCATCAAACCAACGGCAGTATTGTTTAATGGTGGTGTGTTTAAATCTGATGCTATCAGCACTAAGCTAATGGGTATTATCAATGATTGGTTAATTACAGCTGACGTTGAAGAAGAAGCAACATTATTAACGGGGATTGATTTAGATCTTGCTGTTGCGAATGGTGCTTGTTACCACGGTTATGCGAAACATGGTAAAGGCGTTCGTATTAAAGGCGGTTTAGCGAGTTCATACTATGTCGGTGTTGAAAGCTCAATGCCCGCCATCCCTGGCTTCGAACCGCCACTTGAAGCAGTTTGCATTGCCCCATTTGGTCTCGAAGAAGGTTCAAATGTTGATGTAACTACACACCAGTTTGGTTTAGTTGTCGGTCAACCGGTTAAATTCAAGTTCTTTGGTTCAACAGTACGTCGTGACGATGTGGTTGGTACGCACCTTGATTTCTGGCAACCAGAAGATCTTGAGCAACTACCTGATATCGAAGTATCGCTCGAGACAAGTAGCCGTAACAGTGGCGATGTTGTTCCTGTATCGCTTTCAGTGACTGTGACTGAAGTGGGTACTTTAAAAATTGAAGCGATTGCTGATGATAGCGACGAAGCTTGGGAAATTGAATTAACTGTTCGTCAATAA
- a CDS encoding Hsp70 family protein, producing the protein MPSPVSKTAQYVIGIDLGTTHSVLSYKNIDDYQASASVFLVDQLVGPGEVARKPLLPSFRYHFNDNEIAPTDCVLPWKKINFNGEIANVIVGQWARDLGTKTKGRLVSSAKSWLSHPSIDAQAAILPWAVEDNIEKVSPVIASASYLAHFQASWNYHNPEYLLADQNITITVPASFNDTARALTLAAADLVGLTNVTLLEEPQAVCYDWYHRNKQAKTDLIEHDKTMLVCDIGGGTTDLSLIEMSLDHGELNLNRVAVGDHLMLGGDNIDLALAHIVESRISPDQRLKSAALGQLIQQTRQAKELFLSEQPPSTTSITLLGRGSKLIAQSKKCELTKNEVIDMVFNGFLPNSAFNELPTHRKNAVVEFGLPYTSDPAISKHIAEFIHTYYDVDAADDYDTAVVPAAMLVNGGIFNSQQVKLHIEKVLSGWKQQKVQMLHNGNPDLSVAYGAVEFGFAKMGKQKQIGGGSPRNYFIEITDRSGTPQSICLLPKGTEDEHVINLDSRLFSLTIGEPIRFNLATTSYESNLKPGDIIDKKFEKEFESELKGKTPLPPFVVTIPEHKDHKRFESVYLSCKLSSIGTLQLECVSETNSKQRWALEFSVRPSLTNKKTYNDTKDINAIKQRHPNLPEAIKLIEAVYGASSKKSDPKLVKSLRNDLDKRLGKRDTWDTDLLRELAAPCLQFAKNRRRTEQHERNWLKLTSFLLRPGFGYPADDWRIEQIWPIFKSAIQYNKSTQSWSDWWNLWRRIAGGLSEQQQIEIYDTLSVYFVEDTNKHAKIINQAKQRSYDDIIRLVASLEHIPVALKVEFGEYLLAKLKKPQNQQLHWWALGRIASRVAFYGSLHNVIPRHIVETWLNTLLEANWQKEPHIAFAAVMIARKTGDREMDIQDKVRDAVIEKLTQNKLSEAWLALVSDVQTSDETVIKRIFGDSLPTGLTLLS; encoded by the coding sequence ATGCCCTCACCTGTTTCTAAAACAGCGCAATATGTAATTGGCATCGATCTTGGCACCACCCACAGTGTTCTTTCTTATAAAAATATCGATGATTATCAAGCCAGCGCTTCTGTATTTCTCGTTGACCAATTGGTTGGTCCTGGCGAAGTTGCAAGAAAACCGTTACTCCCTTCATTCCGCTATCATTTTAATGACAACGAAATTGCCCCAACTGATTGTGTTTTACCCTGGAAAAAAATTAATTTTAACGGTGAAATAGCGAATGTTATTGTTGGTCAATGGGCACGCGATTTAGGCACAAAGACCAAAGGCCGTTTAGTTTCGAGTGCCAAAAGTTGGTTATCTCACCCAAGTATCGATGCACAAGCTGCCATTCTTCCTTGGGCCGTTGAAGATAACATTGAAAAAGTATCGCCAGTCATTGCCAGTGCAAGCTACCTTGCACATTTTCAAGCGTCTTGGAATTATCATAATCCAGAGTACTTACTTGCCGATCAAAATATTACTATCACTGTTCCAGCCTCTTTTAACGACACCGCCCGTGCATTAACTCTCGCCGCTGCAGATCTCGTTGGCTTAACAAACGTGACGCTATTAGAAGAACCACAAGCCGTTTGTTATGACTGGTATCACCGAAATAAACAAGCTAAAACAGATTTGATTGAACACGATAAAACCATGCTTGTATGTGACATCGGTGGTGGTACAACGGATTTAAGCTTAATCGAAATGTCATTAGATCATGGCGAGCTAAATTTAAATCGTGTCGCAGTTGGTGATCATTTAATGCTGGGTGGTGATAACATCGACTTAGCGTTAGCCCATATTGTCGAATCAAGAATATCACCAGACCAACGTTTAAAATCTGCGGCATTAGGACAACTAATACAGCAGACACGCCAAGCAAAAGAGCTCTTTTTATCCGAGCAACCACCGAGTACCACATCAATTACGTTGCTGGGTCGTGGCTCTAAGTTAATTGCGCAGTCTAAAAAATGTGAACTAACTAAAAATGAAGTCATCGATATGGTGTTTAATGGCTTCCTGCCCAATAGCGCGTTTAACGAATTACCAACGCACAGAAAAAATGCGGTTGTGGAATTTGGTTTACCGTATACCTCGGACCCTGCGATTTCAAAACATATTGCCGAATTCATCCACACTTATTACGATGTAGACGCAGCCGACGATTATGATACAGCTGTCGTACCAGCCGCAATGCTTGTTAATGGTGGTATCTTTAATAGCCAACAAGTAAAACTGCACATTGAAAAAGTATTATCGGGTTGGAAGCAACAAAAAGTTCAGATGCTACACAATGGTAACCCTGATTTATCGGTTGCATATGGCGCTGTTGAATTTGGCTTTGCCAAAATGGGTAAACAGAAACAAATTGGCGGTGGTAGTCCTCGAAATTACTTCATTGAAATAACCGATCGTTCTGGTACACCACAATCTATTTGTCTATTGCCGAAAGGCACAGAAGACGAGCACGTTATCAATTTAGATAGCCGTTTGTTTTCATTAACTATTGGTGAACCCATTCGTTTTAATCTTGCCACCACAAGCTATGAAAGCAATTTAAAACCTGGTGACATTATTGATAAAAAGTTTGAAAAAGAGTTTGAAAGTGAGTTGAAAGGTAAAACGCCGTTACCACCTTTTGTCGTCACGATCCCTGAGCACAAAGATCACAAACGTTTTGAGTCAGTGTACTTGTCTTGCAAGTTAAGTAGTATCGGTACCTTACAACTTGAATGTGTGAGTGAAACCAACAGCAAGCAACGCTGGGCATTAGAGTTCTCTGTTCGCCCAAGTTTAACAAATAAAAAGACCTATAATGATACTAAAGATATTAATGCGATTAAACAGCGCCACCCCAACCTCCCTGAGGCAATTAAATTAATTGAAGCTGTGTATGGTGCAAGTAGTAAAAAAAGCGATCCTAAATTAGTTAAATCATTGCGTAACGACCTTGATAAACGTTTAGGCAAACGCGATACTTGGGACACAGACCTATTACGTGAACTTGCTGCGCCGTGCTTACAGTTTGCTAAAAACCGCCGCCGTACCGAGCAGCATGAACGTAATTGGTTAAAACTAACAAGCTTCCTGCTGCGTCCTGGCTTTGGCTACCCAGCTGATGATTGGCGTATTGAACAAATTTGGCCGATATTTAAATCAGCTATTCAATATAATAAATCAACCCAGTCATGGAGCGATTGGTGGAATTTATGGCGCCGTATTGCTGGTGGCCTCAGTGAACAACAACAGATCGAAATATACGATACTCTTTCAGTCTACTTTGTTGAAGACACTAATAAACATGCCAAAATCATCAATCAAGCGAAACAACGCAGCTATGATGATATTATTCGACTTGTCGCCTCATTAGAACACATTCCAGTGGCGCTAAAAGTTGAGTTTGGTGAATACTTACTGGCTAAATTAAAGAAACCACAAAATCAGCAATTACATTGGTGGGCATTAGGCCGTATCGCATCTCGCGTTGCTTTTTATGGTAGTCTACATAATGTTATTCCCCGCCATATCGTTGAAACATGGTTAAATACATTACTTGAAGCTAATTGGCAAAAAGAACCACACATTGCTTTTGCAGCCGTTATGATTGCCAGAAAAACCGGTGATAGAGAAATGGATATTCAAGATAAGGTAAGAGATGCTGTAATAGAAAAATTAACGCAGAATAAATTATCGGAAGCTTGGTTAGCATTAGTAAGTGATGTACAAACGTCTGATGAAACAGTAATAAAGCGTATCTTTGGTGATAGCCTACCTACAGGGTTAACCTTACTGTCGTAA
- a CDS encoding DUF2960 domain-containing protein, translating to MAHLVSYTYKKEDKKIPFSYRQFHHIYEAVAAEEGIDLTQYMIMEKQVEDVSKGTKAVREFRKNHFTKLGFSNVWFIKDGIEE from the coding sequence TTGGCCCACCTAGTTAGTTATACTTATAAAAAAGAAGATAAAAAAATTCCATTCTCATACCGACAGTTTCACCATATCTATGAAGCGGTTGCCGCAGAAGAAGGAATCGATCTAACGCAATATATGATTATGGAAAAACAAGTTGAAGATGTATCGAAAGGTACTAAAGCCGTAAGAGAATTCCGTAAAAACCATTTTACTAAATTAGGTTTTAGTAATGTTTGGTTTATTAAAGACGGTATTGAAGAATAA
- a CDS encoding TatD family hydrolase gives MLVDSHCHLDGLDYDTIHTDLADVVNKATERGVSHLLSVSVTLPRFKTMIELIAEFDNIHASCGVHPLNLEDEYEKSELLALAQNEKVVAIGETGLDYFYSPENKDIQQASFRNHIQVAIELNKPLIIHTRGAVDDTIRILKEEGAEKIGGVIHCFTESDAMAAAVLEMGFYISISGIVTFKSAKDLQAVVKTIPADRLLVETDSPYLAPVPYRGKENQPAYVRAVAEFVADLRGVTFAELAESTTENYFKLFNAKK, from the coding sequence ATGCTAGTAGATTCTCATTGCCATTTAGATGGCCTAGATTACGATACAATTCATACAGATCTTGCCGATGTTGTTAATAAAGCGACAGAACGTGGCGTATCGCATTTATTAAGCGTATCTGTGACTTTACCCCGCTTCAAAACCATGATTGAGCTGATAGCTGAATTTGACAATATTCATGCATCATGTGGTGTCCATCCACTTAATCTTGAAGATGAATATGAAAAATCTGAGTTATTGGCATTAGCACAAAATGAAAAAGTCGTCGCTATTGGTGAGACGGGTTTAGATTATTTCTATTCACCTGAAAACAAAGATATCCAGCAAGCATCATTCCGTAATCATATTCAAGTTGCAATTGAGCTTAATAAACCACTGATTATTCATACGCGTGGTGCTGTTGATGACACAATACGTATCTTAAAAGAAGAAGGCGCAGAAAAAATCGGTGGTGTTATCCATTGTTTTACTGAGTCTGATGCAATGGCCGCCGCAGTGTTAGAAATGGGGTTTTACATCTCTATTTCAGGTATTGTAACGTTCAAATCAGCTAAAGATTTACAAGCCGTGGTTAAAACAATCCCTGCGGATAGATTATTAGTCGAAACTGATTCACCCTATTTAGCACCTGTACCTTACCGTGGTAAAGAGAATCAACCTGCTTATGTTCGTGCAGTTGCCGAATTCGTTGCTGATTTACGTGGCGTAACCTTCGCTGAATTAGCAGAATCAACGACAGAGAACTACTTTAAGCTGTTTAACGCTAAAAAGTAA
- the holB gene encoding DNA polymerase III subunit delta' has product MQMTAGRLHHALFITSASGMGKLSYAQTLAQTLLCKEPIGWEPCHQCHPCQLFETSVHPDYYLVSTEPGKVIGVDQIRLISQKLNEYSQLAGNKVVIIEHAESFNLASANALLKTLEEPSNGSYIILLAENKSQVLPTIYSRCQKLHLPAPPEQETLSWLQLQFPIENPTLTAIRINHGAPLHTLNYLNNGDDDLRREIFSNIALLTQQPAAITRLCEIITDRTLEKLSWLQFILLDLQKVNRGVGVDYIVNTDQLEWLTHFSTLLSQDKITQLQSELTELRQLLMQNNNLTAETLILSFLIKLKRFIN; this is encoded by the coding sequence ATGCAAATGACTGCAGGTCGTTTACATCATGCGTTGTTTATTACCAGTGCTAGCGGTATGGGTAAACTGTCGTATGCGCAGACACTTGCCCAAACTTTATTATGTAAAGAGCCTATTGGTTGGGAGCCTTGCCACCAATGTCACCCTTGCCAGTTATTCGAGACCAGTGTACATCCTGATTATTATTTGGTTTCAACTGAACCCGGTAAAGTGATTGGTGTTGATCAAATAAGGCTTATTAGTCAGAAATTAAATGAGTATTCACAACTTGCTGGTAACAAGGTCGTCATTATCGAGCATGCTGAAAGCTTTAATTTAGCCTCTGCTAATGCATTACTTAAAACATTAGAAGAACCAAGTAATGGTAGCTACATCATTTTGTTGGCTGAAAATAAGTCACAAGTATTACCGACAATTTATAGCCGGTGTCAAAAACTACACCTTCCAGCGCCGCCGGAGCAGGAAACACTGTCATGGTTACAGCTGCAGTTCCCGATAGAGAACCCGACATTGACTGCTATCCGCATTAATCATGGGGCACCTTTACACACGCTAAATTATTTAAACAACGGCGATGATGATTTGCGTAGAGAGATATTCTCAAATATAGCGTTACTGACACAACAGCCAGCTGCGATTACGCGATTGTGTGAGATCATTACAGACCGCACATTAGAGAAGTTATCTTGGTTACAGTTTATCTTACTTGATTTACAGAAAGTTAATCGGGGTGTAGGCGTTGATTATATTGTTAATACAGACCAACTTGAATGGTTAACACACTTCTCAACGCTGTTATCTCAAGACAAAATTACTCAACTACAATCAGAGTTGACAGAGCTTCGTCAGTTATTAATGCAAAATAATAATTTAACGGCTGAAACATTGATTCTGTCATTTTTAATTAAACTAAAAAGATTCATAAATTAA
- the tmk gene encoding dTMP kinase, protein MQAKFLVIEGLEGAGKSTAVSTVINWLAEQGITDVITTREPGGTKLAEKMRAIVKEVDTEEPLTESAELMLMYAARAQLVENVIKPALAKGQWVVGDRHDLSSIAYQGGGRGFDIGVLNTLRQVAIGDFKPDMTLLLDIDPAVGLERAKVRGELDRIELEQLSFFQRIGAKYQELAAADDTIYSVDAGQNIDNVQAQIRDVLTANANCNNESVE, encoded by the coding sequence GTGCAAGCTAAATTTTTAGTAATCGAAGGCCTCGAAGGCGCAGGTAAAAGTACTGCAGTAAGCACCGTTATTAATTGGCTAGCGGAGCAGGGGATCACAGATGTGATCACCACACGTGAACCAGGCGGAACGAAACTTGCCGAAAAGATGCGTGCTATTGTGAAAGAAGTCGATACCGAAGAGCCGTTGACTGAATCAGCTGAATTAATGCTAATGTATGCCGCACGTGCCCAATTAGTGGAAAATGTAATTAAACCAGCCCTAGCGAAAGGCCAATGGGTTGTGGGAGATCGTCATGATCTTTCTTCTATTGCTTACCAAGGTGGCGGCCGTGGTTTTGATATTGGTGTGTTGAATACACTACGTCAAGTCGCTATTGGTGACTTCAAGCCTGATATGACGTTATTGTTAGATATCGATCCCGCGGTTGGTTTAGAACGCGCAAAAGTACGCGGTGAATTAGACCGTATTGAATTAGAGCAACTGTCTTTCTTCCAGCGTATTGGTGCAAAATACCAAGAACTTGCAGCCGCTGATGACACTATTTATAGTGTTGATGCGGGACAGAATATTGATAATGTTCAGGCACAAATCCGTGATGTATTAACGGCGAATGCTAATTGTAATAATGAAAGTGTTGAATAA
- the mltG gene encoding endolytic transglycosylase MltG: MKKIITAISLLFTILLIAGVLFYSRYQSFVSVERVQTDHILTVSSGDTAQSIANQMIAESNFESKVFLRLFFKQHSGITNIKLGSYKVTAGWNFQTLFEHLASGDEFQYKITFIEGSTFKEWRKQLTQATGIIDDTADLSEVELAQLLKIENSKLEGLMLPETYFYPQGTLVSALYLKSHKKLQAYLNAAWETRDKNLPLKTPYEALILASIIEKETGLESERTTVSSVFINRLNRRMRLQTDPTVIYGMGDEYKGNIRRKHLRQKTDYNTYVIRGLPPTPIAMVGKMSIDAALHPAKTSYLYFVASGDGGHYFSKNLKEHNRAVRKYILKR, encoded by the coding sequence ATGAAAAAGATAATTACTGCTATTTCCTTACTATTTACTATTCTATTGATTGCAGGTGTACTTTTCTATTCACGCTATCAATCATTTGTGTCTGTTGAACGTGTACAAACAGATCATATCCTTACTGTTTCTTCGGGTGATACCGCGCAATCAATTGCTAATCAAATGATTGCGGAGAGTAACTTCGAATCTAAAGTCTTTTTACGCCTCTTTTTTAAACAACACTCAGGTATTACCAATATTAAACTTGGTTCGTATAAAGTAACTGCAGGTTGGAATTTCCAAACATTATTCGAGCACCTTGCGTCTGGGGATGAGTTCCAGTATAAAATCACCTTCATTGAAGGATCAACATTTAAAGAATGGCGCAAGCAGTTAACACAAGCAACGGGTATTATTGATGATACGGCTGACTTATCTGAAGTCGAATTAGCGCAATTATTAAAAATAGAAAACTCAAAGCTTGAAGGCTTGATGCTGCCTGAGACCTATTTTTATCCGCAAGGGACGTTAGTTTCAGCGTTATATTTAAAATCACATAAAAAACTTCAAGCTTATTTAAATGCGGCGTGGGAAACAAGAGATAAAAACTTACCGCTTAAAACACCTTATGAGGCGCTGATTCTTGCCTCTATCATCGAGAAAGAGACTGGATTAGAAAGCGAAAGAACGACTGTATCGTCTGTGTTTATTAATCGATTGAACAGACGTATGCGTTTACAGACTGATCCAACCGTCATTTATGGCATGGGTGATGAGTATAAAGGTAATATTCGTCGTAAACACCTACGTCAAAAAACAGATTACAACACCTATGTGATAAGAGGTTTACCGCCTACACCGATTGCGATGGTGGGTAAAATGTCTATTGATGCAGCACTACACCCAGCCAAAACAAGCTATTTATATTTTGTTGCAAGTGGTGACGGCGGTCATTATTTTTCAAAAAATTTAAAAGAGCACAATCGTGCTGTTCGTAAATACATTTTAAAAAGATAA
- the fabF gene encoding beta-ketoacyl-ACP synthase II, producing MANRRVVITGLGIVSPVGNSVTTSWEAIKSGISGIENIEHFDTTNFSTKFAGLVNDFDAEAVGLNRKDCRKMDLFIQYGIVAAEQAIKDSGLAITEQNATRVGTAIGSGIGGLGLIEQNVHNFAKGGARKVSPFFVPSTIVNMVAGHVSIRNNLKGPNIAIATACTSGTHCIGQSARMIAYGDADVMVAGGAEKASTEMGMAGFGSAKALSTRNDDPQKASRPWDKDRDGFVLGDGAGILVLEEYEHAVARGATIYAELVGFGMSGDAFHMTSPPEDGAGAALAMSNAIADAGIEASEVGYVNAHGTSTPAGDKAETAAVKSVFGEHAYKLAVSSTKSMTGHLLGAAGAIEAIFTILALRDQILPPTINLENPSEGCDLDFVTDGARTVSMEYALSNSFGFGGTNGSLLFKKAD from the coding sequence GTGGCTAATAGAAGAGTTGTAATTACAGGATTAGGTATTGTTTCACCAGTTGGTAACTCTGTTACGACTTCATGGGAAGCAATTAAATCTGGTATCAGCGGCATTGAAAATATTGAGCACTTTGATACCACTAATTTCTCAACAAAGTTTGCTGGCTTAGTTAATGATTTTGATGCTGAAGCTGTTGGGCTCAACCGTAAAGACTGCCGTAAAATGGATTTATTTATCCAATACGGGATCGTAGCAGCAGAGCAAGCAATTAAAGATTCAGGGTTAGCTATTACAGAACAAAATGCAACCCGAGTTGGTACTGCTATTGGTTCTGGTATTGGTGGACTTGGTCTGATTGAGCAAAATGTGCATAATTTTGCTAAAGGTGGGGCACGTAAAGTGAGTCCATTCTTTGTACCTTCAACGATTGTTAATATGGTTGCTGGCCATGTGTCTATCCGCAACAACCTAAAAGGTCCAAACATTGCCATCGCAACTGCTTGTACTTCAGGGACGCACTGTATTGGCCAGTCTGCTCGTATGATTGCATATGGCGATGCCGATGTAATGGTTGCCGGTGGTGCAGAAAAGGCATCAACAGAAATGGGCATGGCAGGTTTTGGCTCAGCGAAAGCATTATCAACGCGTAATGATGACCCACAAAAAGCAAGTCGTCCTTGGGATAAAGACCGTGATGGTTTTGTGCTTGGCGATGGTGCGGGTATTTTAGTGCTGGAAGAGTATGAGCATGCTGTCGCTCGTGGTGCAACTATCTATGCTGAATTAGTTGGCTTCGGAATGAGTGGCGATGCATTCCACATGACGTCACCACCTGAAGATGGAGCAGGTGCTGCTCTAGCGATGAGTAATGCAATTGCCGATGCGGGTATTGAAGCAAGTGAAGTCGGTTATGTAAATGCGCATGGCACATCAACACCAGCTGGTGATAAAGCCGAAACAGCTGCGGTTAAATCTGTATTTGGCGAGCACGCTTATAAACTTGCAGTTAGCTCAACAAAATCAATGACAGGTCACCTTTTGGGGGCGGCTGGTGCAATCGAAGCCATTTTTACAATTCTTGCTTTAAGAGATCAAATATTACCCCCAACAATCAACTTGGAGAACCCAAGTGAAGGTTGTGATCTGGATTTTGTAACTGATGGCGCTCGTACAGTGAGTATGGAATACGCCTTATCAAACTCATTTGGTTTTGGCGGTACGAACGGTTCGCTATTATTTAAAAAAGCGGACTAA
- the acpP gene encoding acyl carrier protein, which translates to MSNFEERVKKIIIEQLGVKEEEVKNEASFVDDLGADSLDTVELVMALEEEFDTDIPDDEAEKITTVQAAIDFVVSSAE; encoded by the coding sequence ATGAGTAACTTCGAAGAACGCGTAAAAAAAATCATTATTGAACAACTTGGTGTTAAAGAAGAAGAAGTGAAAAACGAAGCTTCTTTTGTTGATGACCTAGGTGCAGATTCTCTAGATACAGTTGAACTAGTTATGGCTCTAGAAGAAGAATTCGATACTGATATCCCAGACGATGAAGCAGAGAAAATCACTACTGTTCAAGCTGCAATCGACTTCGTTGTTTCTAGCGCTGAATAA